From the genome of Gavia stellata isolate bGavSte3 chromosome 3, bGavSte3.hap2, whole genome shotgun sequence, one region includes:
- the LOC132316771 gene encoding uncharacterized protein LOC132316771: MDPEAEIKKQVNPFYCNICKIWCASALNLQTHFLGFKHKTVEEALKAHGIVKTASGSGEQVKTPVKLPDYVLTEPERFHGQTLEEQLNTCKDSEPALGLNYIIEYRSKDNFPFLYECQLCHCKTGLSNMFMHVCGSKHRLAYLKQHYPEIAESDEVKGKGSELNRKVRQVALTIEKKEGRKQIKVVTDAPIMRRRWQEYPNADDSPSKAKVQHVDTSLSNEEKTDCKNKDGKMPDSIQDEKNVQEEQEKSQKEQGKPDEKVEPNKAIESSKGNKTEEGSKGNNSEKCETSKQSQEENEDIEQEFTANPEEFTSQEELLGYLQSFEILNEDDASFILKVTQTLTDALVEYRQQTASKKDILDTEYNGEEALEHSTEQSDLTSADYSRSRSAKQSLSLNEEDEPQNFSTGSSETAYENITTEFLNSVRNMNVEEVTATLHKIAAANPAFRGIDIPNVIRILTESGTLRRPSNGSTQ, translated from the exons ATGGATCCTGAAGCTGAGATAAAGAAGCAAGTAAACCCTTTCTACTGCAAT ATTTGCAAAATCTGGTGTGCTTCTGCATTAAACTTGCAGACTCACTTCCTTGGATTCAAACACAAGACG GTTGAAGAAGCACTGAAAGCTCATGGCATTG ttaaAACTGCAAGTGGCTCAGGGGAGCAAGTGAAAACACCTGTAAAACTTCCTGATTATG TGCTAACTGAGCCAGAGAGGTTTCATGGACAGACCTTGGAAGAACAGCTTAATACGTGTAAAGATTCAGAACCTGCACTTG GACTTAATTATATAATTGAATACCGATCAAAAGACAATTTCCCTTTTCTCTATGAATGTCAACTGTGCCACTGTAAAACAGGACTGAGTAACATGTTCATGCATGTTTGTGGTTCCAAGCATAGACTGGCATACCTG AAACAACATTACCCTGAGATAGCAGAATCTGATGAAGTTAAGGGTAAAGGCTCCGAACTGAACAGAAAAGTTAGGCAAGTTGCATTAACAAttgagaagaaagaaggaagaaaacaaataaag gttgTTACAGATGCTCCGATAATGAGGAGGAGATGGCAAGAAT ACCCTAATGCAGATGACAGCCCTTCAAAAGCTAAAGTTCAGCATGTGGATACATCACTtagtaatgaagaaaaaacagattgtAAAAATAAGGATGGAAAAATGCCAGACTCTATTCAAG aTGAAAAGAATGTTCAagaggagcaggaaaaaagtcagaaagaaCAGGGAAAACCAGATGAGAAGGTTGAACCTAATAAGGCTATTGAAAGCAGCAAAGGCAACAAGActgaagaaggcagcaaagGCAACAActcagaaaa GTGTGAGACCAGTAAACAATCCCAGGAAGAAAATGAGGACATTGAG CAAGAATTTACAGCAAATCCTGAAGAATTCACTAGTCAAGAAGAACTGCTGGGTTATTTG caaaGTTTTGAGATACTGAATGAAGATGATGCTTCATTCATCCTAAAAGTTACACAGACTCTTACAGATGCACTAGTGGAATATCGTCAGCAGACTGCatcaaaaaaa GACATCTTAGATACTGAATATAATGGAGAGGAAGCATTAGAACATTCCACAGAACAGTCTGACCTGACTTCAGCAG ACTATTCACGCAGCCGATCAGCTAAGCAGTCCTTATCActaaatgaagaagatgaaCCCCAAAACTTTTCAACTGGCTCTTCGGAAACAGCATATGAGAACATCACTACTGAATTTTTGAACAGTGTAAGAAATATGAATGTTGAGGAAGTTACTGCTACTCTACACAAAATAGCAGCAGCAAATCCAGCTTTCAGAG
- the MSANTD3 gene encoding myb/SANT-like DNA-binding domain-containing protein 3: MQNEIIKPAKYFSEVEKSVLLALVEKYKYVLECKKSDARTIALKQRTWQALAHEYNSQPSVSLRDFKQLKKCWENIKARTKKIMAHERREKVKRSISPLINTHIIGKEKIASIMPEQMYFLQSPPEEDSEYQPDASSQESFVVSNRELCDEEKELVHFPVCEGTSQPEPSCSDVRIAADKNYRSKASQESALKKMHEEEHHQQMSILQLQLIQMNEVHVAKIQQIERECEMAEEEHRIKMEVLNKKKMYWERKLQTITKEWPVSSFNRPFPNSP; encoded by the exons atgcaaaacgAAATAATAAAGCCTGCTAAATACTTCTCAGAAGTGGAGAAGAGCGTGCTGCTTGCGTTagttgaaaaatacaaatatgtgCTTGAATGTAAAAAAAGTGATGCAAGAACTATTGCTCTGAAACAACGTACCTGGCAAGCACTAGCTCATGAATATAATTCACAGCCCAGTGTATCACTGCGAGACTTCAAACAGTTAAAGAAATGCTGGGAAAATATCAAGGCACGGACAAAAAAGATAATGGCACATGAAAGGCGGGAGAAGGTAAAAAGAAGTATTAGTCCGCTTATAAATACTCACAtcatagggaaagagaagattgCCAGCATAATGCCTGAGCAAATGTACTTTTTGCAGAGCCCACCAGAAGAAGATTCTGAATATCAGCCTGATGCTTCTAGTCAAG AGTCATTTGTTGTCTCAAATAGAGAACTCTGTGATGAAGAGAAAGAGCTGGTACATTTCCCAGTATGTGAAGGTACCTCCCAACCTGAGCCTTCGTGTTCTGATGTCAGAATAGCAGCAGATAAGAACTACAGAAGTAAAGCATCTCAGGAAAGTGCTCTGAAAAAGATGCATGAGGAAGAACATCATCAGCAAATGTCAATTTTGCAACTGCAGTTAATCCAAATGAATGAAGTTCATGTggcaaaaatacagcaaatagaAAGAGAGTGTGAGATGGCTGAAGAGGAGCACAGGATAAAAATGGAAGtgctaaataaaaagaaaatgtattggGAGAGGAAACTGCAGACCATCACAAAAGAATGGCCTGTATCATCATTTAACAGACCCTTTCCTAATTCACCTTAG